From the Acidobacteriota bacterium genome, the window CAACCTCGATCCCGGCGTCTGCGAGTAATGCAAACAAGGGTGTATTACCTGCAATGTCAATGACCCCTTCCACAAACGCCTTTTCTTCGCCAGTACGAATAAGCTCTTGCGTTACCCGATTACCAGAAAGGATACCTAAGGCATCAACGACAATAGATTTGCCAGAGCCGGTTTCCCCACTCAAAATGTTAAGGCCGGAGCCGAATTCGATTTGCAAGCTATCAACGACTGCGAGGTTAGAGATATTCAGTAGTTTGAGCATGGTTAGATTTCGTGGAAGTTCTCCTTTGTTGATCTGCACCACTAACCAAGTCCGCACAATTCCATTTCATCAGTTGTCACTTTCGGTAGGTTCTTTTGATAAACGAGACAAACCATTTACGCAACCCTTCGGAGCGATTATACTAACCAGCGTCTGGCAAAATCTTTTACCCCTTGTTTAGAGACAGTCCAACAACCACATTTTTACTACAGGAGTGAGGGAATATGAAAGAACACGCGCCTTGGATCATAGTATCGGCCTTGGTCGTCCTCTTGGGTGCCAGTTCTCCGGCCAGCGGAGAGAAAGAATTGATTATCCGGCTACAGGGCGAAGTGCTCGTATTGCAGCGGCAGTTGAGAGATTTACAAGAGTCTTTCGATAAGGCACAAGGCCAATCTAACGCATCCTTACAAAAGCTTGCCGATTCATCGGAAGGTTCACAACGCATCTTAGCTGGCATTGAGGAAAGTTTTAAGACGACCCAAACCTCACAAACCAACAATCTTGCCGGCACAAACGCCCGATTGAATAAAATCATTGATCAGTTGACTACCAATGAGCAGAAGTTCAATCAACTAGGCCAGCAGGTTCAGGGGCTTAAAAGCACTGTCGAGCAGTACCAGCACCGGTTGGACACAGTAAATGAGGAACAACGCGAACGTGAGAAGAAACAGGCTGACGCGGTTCCGACTATTACTGGGCCTGAACAACTTTACTCATTCGCCTACAACCAATTTAGTCAGGGTAAATACGATCAGGCAATTGCCAATTTCCGCCGCTACCTCAATGGCTATGGTCAAACGGAAGCTGCCGACAATGCGCTCTTTTGGATAGCCGAGAGCCTGACTGCACAAGGCAAAATCGCTGAGGCATTACGTGAATACGAGCGCTTGCTGATTGATTACCCTAACTCTGATCGCGGGGCATCAACCACATTCAAAAAAGGCGTCTTACTACTACAACTTGAACGGCGTGAAGAGGGTGTAGGCGCTTTACGTTCGGTTATTGCCCGATACCCCGCATCACCAGAAGCTAGCCAGGCAACGCAAGAATTAACACGGCTGGGGGAGAGCCTTACGCCTCCAGCACAACCGGCAACCAAACCAAACACCCGCATCAGGAGTGGGAAACCCACGCCCTAACAACTTGGCGGAAACCTTCAACCCCAAATATGATCGGAGAGTAACCAATGGCATCCTTCAATAAAATTACCATCGTAGGGTATTTAGGGCGCGACCCCGAGATTCGCTATACCCCCAGCGGTGAAGCGGTCTGTAACTTCTCGGTCGCTACGACCGAGCGGCGTAAAGATGCTTCCGGCGAATTTCAGGACCTAACGACCTGGTTCAAGATTACCGTATGGCGCAGGCAAGCAGAAATTGCCAACCAATATCTTTCAAAAGGCAAGCAAGTCTATGTTGAAGGCCGCTTGCGTCAGACTGAATATACTGACCGCGATGGCAACCGTCGCACAGCTTTGGAAGTAACGGCTTCGGACATTCAATTCCTCGGAGCCAAGGGCGAGGAGAGCGGAACGCCTTCAACTGTCAAGCCAGTCGCCCGCTCAGCTACCCCCGACAGTGGCTTCGACGCGCCCGTCAACGACGACGAAATACCATTCTAGTTTCAAGAAATTAGGCTGTATGTCGGCGTGCCGACATACAGCCTAATCAGCCCGAACCAGCGTCTGTTCAGCCCGACTAAATCTCTAAAAACTGCCCCATGTAGCGAAACTTTTTATAGCGAAGAGCGTTTCGCTCCGCTACGCTCAATTCTTCCACTTCACTAAGTGACTGTCGCAGGCTTACCGCAAGGAAGGACGCTGCCGCATCCCAATCTTCGTGTGCGCCTCCAGCAGGTTCTTGAATAATCTCATCAACAATCCCGGCTTCAGCCAAGTCGGGGGCAGTCATTTTCATTCCCGCCGCCGCATGCGCCGACTGTCCAGCATCTTTCCATAGAATCGCGGCACAGCCTTCCGGGGTAATAACGGAATAGACCGCGTTTTCCAGAATGTTCACCCGGTCGCCCACGCCTATTGCCAACGCACCGCCAGAACCGCCCTCACCTGTTATGGTGACAATCACCGGAACCTTGAGCTTGGACATCTCGCGCAAGTTCAACGCGATGGCCTCCCCTTGCCCGCGCTCTTCGGCGTCCAAACCAGGAAAAGCGCCGGGCGTGTCAATCAGAGTAAAGATCGGGCGATTGAACTTTTCAGCCAGCTTCATCACACGCAAGGCCTTGCGGTAGCCATCCGGTTTGGGCATACCGAAATTGCGTTCTTGCCGTTCTTTAACGTGGCGGCCTTTCTGATGCGCAATGATGGCGACCGGGCGGCCATCAAGTTTGGCCATCCCCGCGACAATCGCAGCATCATCCAGGCACTTTCGGTCACCGTGCACTTCCTGAAAATCGGTAAAGATGCGTTCGATAAAATCCAACGCATAGGGGCGACGCTCGTGGCGGGCTAACTGCACCCGTTGCATCGGTTCTTGATTCAAAGGCTCAACGACTTGTAAGCTCACTCGCACTCCTTCGCTTTGACAATTTACTCAAGCACGACTTCCCATTTCGAACAGATTTGCCCAATGCCCTCGATCAACTTTGGGGTCACCTGCACTCGTAAAAACTGATTTGCCCGCACGCGAATCAGCGACTGTTCTGCCGTTTTCAGATCAAAGAAAACGGGCGTAGGGCCTTGGCGCGCACCTAGCAATTCGCCCAACTCGGCCAACAAATCATCGCCAACTGTCTCTTCTGGCAGCTTAACCACAAAGGCTTTGGCCACCCCAGCCCGCGCGTTTTCCAATTGTTGAATCTCTTGGGCAAAAATGGTTGCCGCACCTTCGTCAGTCAATTCCAACTTCCCTTTCACGAGCAACACCAT encodes:
- a CDS encoding single-stranded DNA-binding protein, with translation MASFNKITIVGYLGRDPEIRYTPSGEAVCNFSVATTERRKDASGEFQDLTTWFKITVWRRQAEIANQYLSKGKQVYVEGRLRQTEYTDRDGNRRTALEVTASDIQFLGAKGEESGTPSTVKPVARSATPDSGFDAPVNDDEIPF
- the accA gene encoding acetyl-CoA carboxylase carboxyl transferase subunit alpha; translated protein: MQRVQLARHERRPYALDFIERIFTDFQEVHGDRKCLDDAAIVAGMAKLDGRPVAIIAHQKGRHVKERQERNFGMPKPDGYRKALRVMKLAEKFNRPIFTLIDTPGAFPGLDAEERGQGEAIALNLREMSKLKVPVIVTITGEGGSGGALAIGVGDRVNILENAVYSVITPEGCAAILWKDAGQSAHAAAGMKMTAPDLAEAGIVDEIIQEPAGGAHEDWDAAASFLAVSLRQSLSEVEELSVAERNALRYKKFRYMGQFLEI
- a CDS encoding tetratricopeptide repeat protein encodes the protein MKEHAPWIIVSALVVLLGASSPASGEKELIIRLQGEVLVLQRQLRDLQESFDKAQGQSNASLQKLADSSEGSQRILAGIEESFKTTQTSQTNNLAGTNARLNKIIDQLTTNEQKFNQLGQQVQGLKSTVEQYQHRLDTVNEEQREREKKQADAVPTITGPEQLYSFAYNQFSQGKYDQAIANFRRYLNGYGQTEAADNALFWIAESLTAQGKIAEALREYERLLIDYPNSDRGASTTFKKGVLLLQLERREEGVGALRSVIARYPASPEASQATQELTRLGESLTPPAQPATKPNTRIRSGKPTP